The nucleotide sequence CATAGTCCATCTGCTTCATAATCCATCATTTTGTGTCTATGACCAGGGTACAAAGACAAATGTTAAGGATGTACTCCTAAAGAACCATAATTGTTCTTAGTGACCTACTGTAACTCAGCCATCCCTATGTTCACATACCCACTTAGTATATcaagaaattatattaaaatgaaatgaataagtAATCTTGGTCATTGGGTCTAAATATATGGGATAGAAATAAATAGTGATATGGTAAAATAgtgattttaaaaagattactGCAGCCTAGCAAATAACACAAAATCACTCTGCCCAAACAGAAGTAGGGGGCAGCGGGCGGTAGTAGGAGACTGCAGGTGATGGGGATGGACCAGCTGTAGTGCAGCGGCGCTGCTCCTCCCTGCAGCGTGGGGCTGGCAGAGAGGGGCCCGACCTACTGGAGACGGAATAAAATACCCACTGCCCAGTGGCACTGCCCTAGACATGCAGAGATCATGGTGTTTGCATAATTCAGCTGCTGTGGAACCTTGGCTGAAAATTATGAGACAATGCCACTCTGTTTGATAAAAGCACACACTAACGCATTAACTTGAGCCTTTGACAAcaacaggcaaagtctgatgactcTATACTAATTATCAGGGTTACAACATATATTTGTGAGTGTTGGACATCTTGTAATAAATACACCATTAACAATCCAATGTTTGATCATAATAATGGTGAGCATTGCTGAATTTGTCACTTAGAACCATTAGGAACCATGGAAATGCTTAAAATAAAAGTGGCATCAGTTGCTAGATGCTATTGTTTTCCAAGAGTCCTGAGAACTCCCTTACCTGGTGACATGGTCGGTCAGGGTTGGAAAGCACAAGACCTGGTCCAATGATATTGAAGGTGGCATCAATATGCATTGGATTGGGATCTTTAAAGGAGATGATGTGTACTTTGTAGTCTGGAGCAAGATGCCTACGCATCCATTCAATGCCCAAGTAGTTTGTAACCTGAGAATAAAAGGAAGACATAAATCTATAAAGATTTGGTTCTATGTTTAGATACCTAAAAATATTtaggataaaaatattttaatttggaattaaaaaatataatagagtGTGAAATTTCACAGGCAGCCTTTATCAACCTGGCTTCTCTGTACAAAGATATCTCTTCCAGCTCGAATGAAGTCAGCAGCATCAAAGCATGGCTCGAACTCAGTCGTCACAAATTTTCCCTGAGCAGCCAATTTGTGTCTGTCTTCTACAGAACGGATGGGGTAATCCTAATTGGAACAAGAATGCACACACATGATGCATTGGTTCATGAGGAAAGTATTTATAGGGCATTCATTACTAAGAAAATTAGTTCAACATCATCATTTCCCAAAATACTACTATCCTGTTCTAGAATAAACCTGCATGGGGAAGATGTAGGTCCATGctaaccaaaccaaaacaaacaaaccaacaatgaaaaatgaaaaacctaGACATGACAGTAATTTCCTGATACTTAGAAGCAAGTGGTACAGAGGCAGTAATGATTCTGAAAATATTCCATGACCCATACATTGATTTATGTAGCTATCTACAACATTGAAAGTCAATGGGATGAAATCCTTCTGTTCTTTTAGACAAGAAATTTGGTCCTGAGCCTAACTCATACCATAAAATGAGATGCCATGCAGCCCCTGCCAAATTTGATTGGGTGTGGTGGAATAATGTCATTACTCGTTTCTATCCTCAGACTCCTACaacaaattttgatttttttgattctttttataaataatcAAATAGCAGGTGATCTAATAAGAGACATATACTTCCTTTTACTGTGAATTTGGCCCGTAGACTAAATTCCTTTTCTAGAAGAAGAGAATGGAGTTCAGCCTAATGACTTTCTGTCTCCACCACTGAAtagctgtgtgcctttgggcaaCTTTTCCTCCCTGTAATAGAATGATGCTATCCcttcatggggttgttgtgaagaaTAAACAGGACTGAGGATGTAATAAAGCACTTAGCCcaaggcctggcacatggtaagcaccaaataaatgtcagctattgttattactattactattattatcatgatATCATTTACTCATTTTCACCATAAAACAATCTTTTTAAAAGTAGGTGATGCTCTCAGTTTCTGATATGCATAATAAATACAAGGTATTAGTGAATCTCTATCTTACACTCTGTGGATTATTTAGAAAAGTTACTAATAAGCTTGCCTATAATTAGGGACTCACCTGGTCATACAGCTCATCAGCCATTGTGGGCTTAGGAGCCGTTGTCCACTTGGCACCACGGTGGAAGTAGTCTTTGATAATTGATCGGTATGCGCGGTACTCAAAGAAGCGAGCCCGCCACGCCATGGGAGCCTCGATTATCTCATTTCCCACAACTAACAGGATGTCTCGAGGCATCGCACCATATAAACCTGTCAAAACAAAAAGTTCCACAACAACCTCAGTAATGCTAATTTCCAAGACAGAAAAGTCTATATAATATGATCCCactttttggtaaaaaaaaaaattacagaaaacctgtacatgtgtgtatgtatataattatatgcaAATGGTAAAAAATATGGAATGATACATACTAGATTGTTAACATGAATTTTGTGTGGCGATGGTGAAGccaagccaaaaaagaaaaaaaaaaagaaaaaagaataaagcaatgAAGTCATGGTTCAAAGAGATCTTCAACCACAAAGTTTTCACCTTTTGTAAGCTCCTTTCTTGCTACACAGAAACAAGTTTTTCAGGGAATATCAGTTCCACGAGATAGAAATTGGGCCAAGGATAGCTTCTAGAACTATAAATTAGAACACTGACCTCAAGCACAAGAACGATCGTGTAGCAAcgtcagttaaaaataaaatggaaatgtttctGTTCCCCTCTTAACTTCTGCTTTTGAGGAAAATTAAATGGAATCCTCTGTTCAAATATAGGGAAATGACCATAAAGTTTAGAAAAACTACTTCTTTCCAGGAGATTTTGATTTACAGTGGAGTTTAGAATATGTACAACTTAATCATATCAAAAAGAACCAATCTGTTCCTAAATAATCTTTAAAGTTTTGAAGGATTATGAAAACAAAAGGATCTCTGAGAAATTATCAGAGCCTCCTCCttacacattaaaaaagaaattaaaaattaagactagTAGTTTAGATATCTGACATCACTTACCCGTAGACTCAAAATCAGGAGTTTTATACTTCAATGACCAATCAATGGGGTCAGGCCTCCTCACTGTCACTccctccatttttaaaatattgcacatTTCTTCAATTTCAGCAACAGCCTTTTTCAAATGATCTTTGGGAAAATAGTGGCCTCCATGCTTCTGGTAAAATGGCCAGTACTTTTCATATGTGTTGGCCTAGAAGCAGAAGAAAGTAAGTAAAATACTTATAGGAGAAAAATATGACTCATGACAGGTTCAGAGGCGGTGAACAGTGATTTGTATAACCACAGAATTGGGCCTAAGACCATGTCTTGTCCAGTGCTGACCCCCAGCAGCGAGCACACTGCCTCTCTGGGAAGACACtcaatgtctgttgaatgaagaaCTCTAAATCCCCTTGATGTTTTGAGACCttttgttccttctgcctgagaTCTCACACCCTACCACTCACAGCTTATCTGCCCTCAGACAGGCTTGGACTCTCTTGGGCCAGTTTTTGCATACTTCATAGACAAAACAGGACACGGGTGCGCCCGCTGGACAATCTCAATGAAATCAAATAAGAGAACAAACAAAATAGCATAAGAGAATAAAAGCACACCTATACTAAGGTAAAACCAGAGGCTATCCATGCATCCCAGAATTCTGTCTAGAAAACAGTACTTCAAGATATTTTGTGGGAAAATAGGACACTGCCTCCTTAAAGGTTAAGGATATACTCTCaaatatgctttctttttcttaaaaacccATTATTGACTTTCCCATTCATCAGAATTACCACTTGGCAAAATTGAGCCACAGTGCAAGTCTGGCTTTGGTGCTTCCTACCCTTCCCCGCCAAGGTGTCTCACCCCAACCACACTCTCCTCTCCCCAGTCCATCCGAGCTCTCATACCGCTTCAGGTCCTTTTGTCATAAAAGAAAGTGATCTGATAAACGACTCCACAAATTTTTAGTAGCTGGAAAAAAGTTTAACATTTAGAAAGTGTCCACAGGTTATACGTATTTTAAAAGACAACTGAATGGAAAAAAGTGGAACGCTTTAAAGAGGCTCAGTTAATTTGCTAAAAATTACTGCTGAATTAGGGTAGGTACCACAACTGTAAAATTTTGGTTTTCAAAAGTAAAAATCTAGAAAGATTCTTCATTTGGACTGTTTTGCATGTGCCTAAGTACTCAGTCAATTTAAAGAAACACATTGGGAGATACAGGTGATACATATGGATGTAATTTATTAAGGCAGATGAAGCAGAATTCCGATCAGAAGATCCAAACGCTAAGAAAAAGCCTTGGGCCTTCAACAAAAGATTGGTAAAGCaatgtacatttatattttttaagttttaaaaaaatgtttaaagtaggtattttaaaaaatatttccttatctCATTGATTAACTGATCAACTACCAGTCCTGATCATGTCAGATAAAAGTTTCCAACACAAATCAGACAAGTTCAGATAGTGGTAAGTgctataaagaagaggaaaactGGGTAACGAGATAAAGTGTGTCTAGATGTCTAGCTCTTTAATGTCAAAGACAATgtcttttccatattttctgtctctacttCCATTTTCACCTCAGCCTGAAAAATAACAAGCATGTGGAAGCAGACCTGACTCTTATTAGTTTAATATCTAGGTTCGCATCAGTTAGGTTGGGGCTGAGCCTGCTGGAGAAGAGATAAGAATCTGAAAAACAGATCTTTAACAAACACGAAGGATGCCAGGGAAGCTCTaaaacaggggttggcaaactgaaagcccatgggccaaatctggcccactgcctgtttttgttaataaagttttatgggaACAGAGATACACTCATCCATTTACATATTGTCCTTGGCTGCTTttacactacaatggcagagatgAACAGCTGAGTAGTTGTGGTAGAGACAGACCTATGGTCtgtaaagcctgaaatatttattatctggacCCATACAGAAAAAGTCTGCCGACCTCTGTCTAAATTATTAGTTGCTTTACTTCTGAAGATCTATAGGCAAACAACAGGCTCAATTTCTGGCCCATGAAAAATATGATCAACATTAAAAACCTGAGTACTTTTTAAGATCAATCCACTCttctaaaacacaaaacaaaacgaaaGCATTCCACTGTTTTCTACTCCCAGGAAGTCCTGCAGCAGCAACCAGAAGGAGAGGATAATAATGCGTCTTTATATTCCTCTCAGACACATCCCGGTACTACTCATCCATTCACCACTTCCTCCTTCTCATGCCAGGCACATCTCTTACAGTCCACGAAGGGACAAGAAGCCTTTGAAAATTTAACACTGGATTACAGGAGATGCACAGCCATGCTGTCTTGCCAGACACATCCCAAAGTATCCTGTGTGACTATCTGTGCAGAGTGAAGCTTGCCTTGATAAATATAAAGTAAACTTTCCTGGGAGAAAAGAGTTATTTGAACAAGTGTGAGTTTCCTTGTATAGCCCATACTCTGCTAAGGTTGGACAAAGTCCAAATGATTAGGGCACATGACATTTTCCAAGAGATAGTTGGAAATTACTTACACTTTCTTTATAACTGTGCTAAATGAGTTAGAAATTATTTACCAAGTATCTGCAAGAAAAAAAACACTATATTAAATGCTGAGcatatgatgtttttaaaaatctgttgcaGAGATATGGCTGCATTCCTAGAAACTTTATAGTCTTTCGGAGCCTAAAATCTTTCGTGGGGTTTGCCAAGTGAATTTTAAATACTGTCTTTGGGAGGCTAGGAAATATCAATATAAACTTCTTATTTATCCAGCTGCATACTTATATTACATTAACCTTGACTGACTTTCTATTTTATAAAAGGTCCTTTATCAAGGGcgtcattaaaaaaagacaaaagcaaaaagaagcaCATATTTGACGGAAAATATTCACTATGTTTAGCAGAATAAAAAGCCacatagcttttaaaaattctgcttCCTGACAATGATGTTCCTCATTCCCATAAAATTTCTCTAGCACTTATATCTTCCAACATATCTTATGCTCTATTTGCCTATAAATAGTTTactatattattttatctttcattgtTTCCAAACTGATTAATACATCTG is from Diceros bicornis minor isolate mBicDic1 chromosome 5, mDicBic1.mat.cur, whole genome shotgun sequence and encodes:
- the GATM gene encoding glycine amidinotransferase, mitochondrial, whose translation is MLRVRCLRGGSRGAEAVHYLGSRLGRILTGWVQRTFQSTQAATASSRNSRAADDKATDDLPKDCPVSSYNEWDPLEEVIVGRAENACVPPFTVEVKANTYEKYWPFYQKHGGHYFPKDHLKKAVAEIEEMCNILKMEGVTVRRPDPIDWSLKYKTPDFESTGLYGAMPRDILLVVGNEIIEAPMAWRARFFEYRAYRSIIKDYFHRGAKWTTAPKPTMADELYDQDYPIRSVEDRHKLAAQGKFVTTEFEPCFDAADFIRAGRDIFVQRSQVTNYLGIEWMRRHLAPDYKVHIISFKDPNPMHIDATFNIIGPGLVLSNPDRPCHQIDLFKKAGWTIVTPPLPVIPDDHPLWMSSKWLSMNVLMLDEKRVMVDANEVPIQKMFEKLDISTIKVNIRNANSLGGGFHCWTCDVRRRGTLQSYFD